From a region of the Desulfatibacillum aliphaticivorans DSM 15576 genome:
- a CDS encoding DUF1847 domain-containing protein translates to MSDKGVLCSYCGRKRCFLGDLSQAPDFCPSIHREEQIARSKEKLAKEDNKATSQNVAKTWKDYGKLTRVEETVLFARLQGYKKLGVAFCVGLSEEAEKFANYLLNEGFEIATVCCMCGALSSDEVDLPEEDKIFPGHRQPLCNPIGQAEILDHEGVDLSILLGLCVGDDTLFIKHSKAPVTVLAVKDRVLAHNPLAALYTSKHIYTRINTRKPKLK, encoded by the coding sequence ATGTCAGACAAAGGGGTTCTTTGCAGTTATTGCGGACGGAAAAGGTGTTTCTTGGGGGATCTCAGCCAGGCGCCGGATTTTTGTCCGTCCATTCACAGGGAGGAGCAAATCGCCCGTTCCAAAGAAAAATTGGCCAAGGAGGACAACAAGGCGACCTCGCAAAACGTAGCCAAAACCTGGAAGGATTACGGCAAACTGACAAGGGTGGAGGAAACCGTGCTCTTCGCCCGGCTTCAGGGATACAAAAAGCTGGGCGTGGCCTTTTGCGTGGGATTATCCGAGGAGGCCGAAAAATTCGCCAATTACCTGCTGAATGAAGGATTTGAAATCGCCACGGTCTGCTGCATGTGCGGGGCGCTGAGTTCGGACGAGGTGGATTTGCCGGAAGAGGATAAAATTTTCCCCGGCCATCGCCAGCCTTTATGCAACCCCATCGGACAAGCGGAGATCCTGGATCATGAAGGGGTGGACCTGAGCATTCTTCTCGGCTTGTGCGTGGGGGACGACACCTTGTTCATCAAGCATTCCAAGGCGCCGGTGACCGTGCTGGCGGTCAAGGACCGGGTGCTGGCGCACAATCCCCTGGCGGCGCTGTATACTTCCAAGCATATATACACGCGCATCAACACACGGAAGCCTAAGCTCAAATAG
- a CDS encoding MarR family winged helix-turn-helix transcriptional regulator: MKTKDATYNSPIDAAAQLHRSALHFMRALRSARTEKSLTSAKLAVLGRLHRAGAATASDLSSYLRVMPQSLTRLIAELEKEGLISRKRSREDRRRIVLDITREGASLLTDKIGGQRALLARVIDQELSVEEQELLGRAVEMMDKMAKALEALQESGEPQMGREAEEAAP; the protein is encoded by the coding sequence ATGAAAACGAAAGACGCAACATACAACTCCCCAATCGACGCGGCGGCCCAGTTGCACAGAAGCGCCCTGCATTTTATGCGAGCGCTCAGGAGCGCCCGGACGGAAAAAAGCCTCACTTCAGCCAAACTCGCGGTCCTGGGGCGATTGCACAGAGCGGGAGCGGCCACGGCTTCGGACCTGTCCTCCTACCTGAGGGTCATGCCCCAATCCTTAACCAGGCTTATAGCCGAGTTGGAAAAGGAGGGGTTGATTTCACGCAAGAGGAGCCGGGAGGACCGCCGCCGGATAGTTCTGGATATTACCCGGGAAGGCGCCTCCCTTCTGACAGACAAGATAGGAGGTCAAAGAGCGCTGTTGGCTCGCGTTATTGATCAGGAGTTGTCCGTGGAAGAGCAGGAACTTCTTGGCCGCGCTGTGGAGATGATGGATAAAATGGCGAAGGCGTTGGAAGCGCTTCAAGAGTCCGGAGAACCGCAAATGGGGCGTGAAGCCGAGGAGGCGGCGCCATGA